A section of the Euzebyales bacterium genome encodes:
- a CDS encoding VOC family protein: protein MITNVSLVTLYVADQDEARDFYVDKLGFEARADVTMGGGFRWVTVAHPDHPELEVTLMVPGPPLNDEMAAAVRRELANGSMGGFGLATTDCRKTYDELSAQGVEFIQEPAERPYGVEAVMRDNSGNWLVLVERTPFTPDGIE from the coding sequence CGTCGCCGACCAGGACGAGGCACGTGACTTCTACGTCGACAAGCTCGGCTTCGAGGCACGTGCCGACGTCACGATGGGCGGGGGGTTCCGCTGGGTGACGGTCGCGCACCCCGACCACCCCGAGCTCGAGGTCACCCTCATGGTGCCCGGCCCGCCCCTGAATGACGAGATGGCCGCTGCCGTCCGCCGCGAGCTGGCGAACGGCAGCATGGGCGGGTTCGGCCTGGCGACCACGGACTGCCGCAAGACCTACGACGAGCTGTCCGCGCAGGGTGTCGAGTTCATCCAGGAGCCCGCCGAGCGTCCCTACGGGGTCGAAGCCGTCATGCGCGACAACTCCGGCAACTGGCTGGTCCTCGTCGAACGCACGCCGTTCACGCCCGACGGCATCGAGTGA
- a CDS encoding M50 family metallopeptidase, giving the protein MQYALAWAPVIVALALVVARRPWRLLRPVVTIAHEGGHVAVALLAGRRLAGMRVHADASGIARSRGRSRGLGMVVTLLAGYVTPCLLGLGAAALVAADQHQLILSCSIALLAALLVTVRNVFGAVAIVLTGAVLLAVAVYASPPLQEAGASLLAWFLLFGGLRSVSDMRRGRRGGRGRDTDADQLARATRVPAVVWVLAFTLVAVGTLAAATALLVTA; this is encoded by the coding sequence ATGCAATATGCGCTGGCGTGGGCGCCGGTCATCGTGGCGCTCGCACTCGTGGTGGCACGGCGGCCGTGGCGGCTGCTGCGGCCGGTCGTCACCATCGCCCACGAGGGTGGACACGTGGCCGTCGCGCTGCTGGCCGGGCGTCGACTGGCGGGCATGCGGGTCCATGCCGACGCGTCGGGCATCGCGCGGTCGCGCGGGCGGTCGCGTGGCCTGGGGATGGTGGTGACGCTGCTCGCCGGCTACGTGACACCCTGCCTGCTCGGGCTCGGCGCGGCCGCGCTCGTGGCTGCGGACCAGCACCAGCTGATCCTGAGTTGCAGCATCGCGCTGCTGGCGGCGCTGCTGGTCACGGTACGCAACGTGTTCGGCGCTGTGGCGATCGTCCTGACCGGCGCGGTGCTGCTGGCCGTGGCCGTGTACGCGTCGCCGCCGTTGCAGGAGGCGGGCGCGTCACTGTTGGCGTGGTTCCTGCTGTTCGGAGGGCTGCGCTCGGTCAGCGACATGCGGCGCGGGCGCCGCGGCGGCCGCGGCCGGGACACCGACGCCGATCAGCTGGCGCGTGCGACGCGGGTGCCCGCCGTGGTGTGGGTGCTGGCGTTCACGCTGGTCGCCGTTGGCACGCTGGCGGCTGCGACGGCGCTCCTGGTGACCGCCTGA
- a CDS encoding FAD-dependent oxidoreductase: MSTIPDHADVVVIGAGIVGNCLVGHLARLGWRNIVQIDKGPLPDPGGSTGHASNFIFPVDHGKELALLTLDSQRQYEGMGVQTTCGGIEIARTPERVHELGRRMSSAKAWGVESHLLNADEVRELVPFINHEIVLAGFYTPSVSVVDSLRAGTIMRERAQELGALTSLANTEVLDIGTDGRRVTGVTTDRGEIAASTVVVACGVWSPRIAAMAGATIPLTPAVHQMIDVGPIPELLDSRAEIAYPIVRDMDTLMYERQNGGDMEVGSYAHRPILHRPDDIPSIEASQLSPTQLPFTQEDFDQQMEDALELFPEALSVEGAGVRHAINGLLSLTPDGNPVLGETVEVRGLWSAAAVWIKEGPGVGRALAEWMTHGEPEIDLHGADVARFYPHQRTVAHVEARTSEGFNKTYGIVHPREQWASNRPLRTSPFYPRQQELGAVFYEVGGWERPQWYESNAGLAEEFGVEGREHEWDARWWSPIINGEHLAMRDRVAMIDLTAFALFDVIGPGALDFMQRMTVAQMDRPPGRIMYTPVLTENGGFRSDLTVVRLADDHFRIITGGADGPRDHKWFTDHLPADGSAQLVDVTSAYCTLGLWGPKARDVLASLTEDDVSNEGLAFGRSKQIQLGSLPVLAVRISYVGELGWELHCPMEQGLALWDAVFEAGRPHGIVPAGIGVYGTTGRLEKGYRLMGAELDSEYNPVEAGLALPKVKSADFVGREAYLKARDEDPAAIMCTLTIDDLTSSEGIARHPSGNEPIVTPDGERIVDAKGRPSYVTSAGAGPSVGKHLLLAYLPPEHAQEGTKLAVQYINERYPVTVAVAGRTPLFDPDDSRMKA, from the coding sequence GTGAGCACCATACCGGACCACGCCGACGTCGTCGTGATCGGCGCGGGCATCGTCGGCAACTGCCTCGTCGGACACCTGGCGCGTCTCGGCTGGCGCAACATCGTGCAGATCGACAAGGGACCGCTGCCCGACCCGGGGGGCTCGACGGGGCACGCGTCCAACTTCATCTTCCCGGTCGACCACGGCAAGGAGCTGGCGCTGCTGACGCTGGACTCGCAGCGCCAGTACGAGGGGATGGGCGTCCAGACCACGTGCGGTGGCATCGAGATCGCGCGCACACCCGAGCGCGTGCACGAGCTCGGCCGCAGGATGTCGTCGGCGAAGGCGTGGGGCGTCGAGTCCCACCTGCTCAACGCTGACGAGGTCAGGGAGCTGGTCCCGTTCATCAACCACGAGATCGTGCTGGCGGGCTTCTACACCCCGTCGGTGTCGGTCGTCGATTCGCTGCGCGCCGGTACGATCATGCGCGAGCGCGCGCAGGAACTCGGGGCGCTGACGTCGCTGGCCAACACCGAGGTCCTCGACATCGGGACCGACGGCCGCCGGGTGACGGGCGTGACGACCGACCGCGGCGAGATCGCCGCCTCGACCGTCGTCGTCGCCTGTGGCGTGTGGAGCCCGCGGATCGCTGCGATGGCCGGCGCGACCATCCCGCTGACGCCCGCCGTGCACCAGATGATCGACGTCGGCCCGATCCCAGAGCTGCTCGACAGCCGCGCCGAGATCGCGTATCCGATCGTCCGCGACATGGACACCTTGATGTACGAGCGCCAGAACGGCGGCGACATGGAGGTCGGTTCCTACGCGCACCGGCCGATCCTGCACCGTCCCGACGACATCCCGTCGATCGAGGCGTCCCAGCTGTCGCCGACGCAGCTGCCCTTCACCCAGGAGGACTTCGACCAGCAGATGGAGGACGCTCTCGAGCTGTTCCCCGAGGCACTGTCCGTCGAGGGGGCGGGCGTCCGCCACGCGATCAACGGCCTGTTGTCGCTGACCCCCGACGGCAACCCCGTGCTCGGCGAGACGGTCGAGGTGCGGGGGCTGTGGTCCGCTGCCGCGGTGTGGATCAAGGAGGGCCCCGGCGTAGGAAGGGCGCTCGCCGAGTGGATGACCCACGGCGAGCCGGAGATCGACCTCCACGGCGCCGACGTCGCACGCTTCTACCCGCACCAGCGCACTGTCGCGCACGTCGAGGCGCGCACGTCCGAGGGCTTCAACAAGACCTACGGCATCGTCCACCCCCGAGAGCAGTGGGCGTCGAACCGACCGCTGCGGACCAGCCCGTTCTACCCGCGCCAGCAGGAGCTCGGCGCAGTGTTCTACGAGGTGGGCGGCTGGGAGCGTCCGCAGTGGTACGAGTCAAACGCCGGCCTGGCCGAGGAGTTCGGCGTCGAGGGGCGGGAGCACGAGTGGGACGCCCGCTGGTGGTCGCCGATCATCAACGGTGAGCACCTGGCGATGCGCGACCGCGTCGCGATGATCGACCTCACCGCGTTCGCGCTGTTCGACGTCATCGGCCCGGGCGCGCTCGACTTCATGCAGCGCATGACGGTGGCGCAGATGGACCGGCCACCGGGACGGATCATGTACACGCCGGTGCTGACCGAGAACGGCGGCTTCCGCTCAGACCTGACGGTCGTGCGCCTGGCCGACGACCACTTCCGCATCATCACCGGTGGCGCCGACGGCCCGCGGGACCACAAGTGGTTCACCGACCACCTGCCCGCCGACGGCTCCGCTCAGCTGGTCGACGTCACGTCCGCGTACTGCACCCTCGGCCTGTGGGGACCGAAGGCGCGTGACGTGCTGGCGTCGCTGACCGAGGACGACGTCTCGAACGAGGGCCTGGCCTTCGGTCGCTCGAAGCAGATCCAGCTGGGCTCGCTCCCGGTGCTCGCCGTGCGCATCTCGTACGTCGGTGAGCTCGGCTGGGAGCTGCACTGCCCGATGGAGCAGGGCCTCGCGCTGTGGGACGCCGTCTTCGAGGCCGGGCGACCCCACGGCATCGTGCCCGCGGGCATCGGCGTGTACGGCACGACAGGACGGCTCGAGAAGGGCTACCGCCTGATGGGCGCCGAGCTCGACTCCGAGTACAACCCAGTCGAGGCCGGCCTGGCGCTGCCCAAGGTCAAGAGCGCCGACTTCGTCGGCCGCGAGGCCTACCTGAAGGCGCGCGACGAGGACCCTGCGGCGATCATGTGCACCCTGACGATCGACGATCTCACGTCGTCCGAGGGCATCGCCCGGCACCCCTCCGGCAACGAGCCGATCGTCACGCCGGACGGCGAGCGCATCGTCGACGCCAAGGGCCGGCCGTCGTACGTCACCAGCGCAGGAGCCGGTCCGTCCGTCGGCAAGCACCTGCTGCTGGCCTACCTGCCGCCCGAGCACGCGCAGGAGGGCACGAAGCTGGCGGTGCAGTACATCAACGAGCGGTACCCGGTGACCGTTGCGGTGGCGGGCCGGACGCCGTTGTTCGATCCCGACGACTCCCGGATGAAGGCCTGA
- a CDS encoding electron transfer flavoprotein subunit alpha/FixB family protein, with protein sequence MGEGERQRAGGRGPVFAFVEHTGGAVDETALELVTAGHQIAADLATTLIAVLVGPGADAAAARLGAYGAAEVRVVSHPDLGSYAPAAYAASIVQLAGALEPVAVLASGTEKGNEVLAHVAARMDLPMAANCTEVTAGDGPWTLTRLRWGGSLLEDSELKASTKLVTLAPHAFQAAGINGSGGTPVEAFEPQLDATVTAVRVVDHEPSGAGVSLASAPVVVSGGRGVGSAEGFEVLEQLAGLLDGAVGCSRVATNNGWRSHSDQVGQTGTKIAPQLYIACGISGATQHWVGCKDAKNILAINTDPEAPLVTRGNYAVIGSLQEVLPAIVAEVRRRKGA encoded by the coding sequence ATGGGTGAGGGCGAGCGCCAGCGAGCCGGAGGGCGCGGACCGGTCTTCGCCTTCGTCGAACACACCGGAGGTGCCGTCGACGAGACCGCGCTGGAGCTGGTGACCGCCGGGCACCAGATCGCCGCCGACCTCGCCACGACGCTGATTGCCGTGCTCGTCGGTCCCGGGGCGGACGCCGCGGCGGCGCGGCTCGGTGCCTACGGAGCCGCCGAGGTCCGCGTCGTGTCGCACCCCGACCTCGGGTCCTACGCGCCCGCGGCGTACGCCGCCAGCATCGTGCAGCTGGCCGGGGCGCTCGAGCCGGTCGCGGTCCTCGCGTCGGGCACCGAGAAGGGCAACGAGGTGCTCGCGCACGTCGCGGCGCGGATGGACCTGCCCATGGCGGCCAACTGCACCGAGGTCACCGCGGGTGACGGCCCGTGGACCCTGACACGGCTGCGCTGGGGCGGCAGCCTCCTGGAGGACTCGGAGCTGAAGGCGTCTACCAAGCTGGTAACCCTCGCGCCCCACGCCTTCCAGGCCGCGGGCATCAACGGGTCCGGCGGGACCCCCGTCGAGGCGTTCGAGCCGCAGCTCGACGCCACCGTCACCGCGGTACGGGTCGTCGATCACGAGCCCAGCGGCGCCGGCGTGTCGCTGGCATCGGCTCCGGTCGTCGTGTCCGGCGGGCGTGGCGTCGGCAGCGCGGAGGGCTTCGAGGTGCTCGAGCAGCTCGCCGGCCTGCTCGACGGCGCCGTGGGTTGCTCGCGGGTGGCGACCAACAACGGCTGGCGATCGCACAGCGACCAGGTCGGCCAGACCGGCACGAAGATCGCGCCGCAGCTCTACATCGCATGCGGGATCAGCGGCGCGACGCAGCACTGGGTCGGGTGCAAGGACGCCAAGAACATCCTGGCGATCAACACCGACCCGGAGGCGCCACTGGTGACCCGCGGAAACTACGCGGTCATCGGCAGCCTTCAGGAGGTGCTGCCCGCCATCGTCGCCGAGGTCCGGCGCCGCAAGGGCGCCTGA